One part of the Bdellovibrio bacteriovorus genome encodes these proteins:
- a CDS encoding peptide methionine sulfoxide reductase, with protein MTTPDFSPFRHMNDIEGLEPEGIFVDAKTGEPILLRADNDYWVNPFALKFIPVRDLSQNGYQDYVELFETDEEEAEREAGGAKEAGAPGY; from the coding sequence ATGACTACTCCCGATTTCTCTCCGTTTCGCCATATGAATGATATTGAGGGCCTTGAACCTGAAGGCATCTTTGTCGACGCCAAAACCGGAGAGCCGATCCTGCTTCGGGCGGACAACGATTATTGGGTGAATCCTTTTGCCTTAAAATTCATTCCGGTCCGCGACCTTTCCCAAAATGGTTATCAGGATTACGTCGAGCTTTTTGAAACCGACGAAGAAGAAGCCGAACGGGAAGCTGGCGGCGCCAAAGAAGCCGGGGCTCCGGGCTATTAA
- a CDS encoding BatD family protein: MTKTGNFLFFLSFIFFGLFAQAAGTTVQSTVDRNEMGLGDTFTLTVAVTSSEDVDIQDPRLPDLDGFDLLNNWQSNAVAQKLVNTPSGMQFQTQRRKEFHYQMSPKKTGTLSVGSFEVVIGGKVHRTQPIVIKVGQESMGGGKPPKRPSMAPPGFDDPFESMDQAEQEIFDQLLRQRQRLLQQQMQGQQQQEDFGGYPNSTGLPEAAFRSLPTNPNEAFFISVEVDKTEVFEGEQVTVNWYIYTRGQMETLDRLKFPSLKGFWKEIIEEVPSIQFTEEIVNGTPWKKALLASHALFPIKPGTATIDEYKIKSRVRLPTQGFGFYGKPYEYTKSSAAVPIKVKPLPVEGRPSDFTGAVGQFELHASVENPQVLVNQPFSLKVRFEGAGNAKMIDLPALNLPTGLEQYDSKSESKFFKNGRSYKEFEVLVIPRQEGQMVLPGLSVSMFDPQTKKYYTRTTQPINLTVSNNPNAPVGSSSRMADAGKKAEAPKVVENRLPDPLMQWQPAAEASVLYRPWLWAVLYSVASLLLLVKAQREFGWGRRRRTLKELVQKRFKVVDTALGKNDYRKVGVEMTNTFYTVLGEVSGTGGAAMEIERLLEVIPPSIRRDHGDDIAKSFEFFQTLSFAPEEMLGKMKEKETMKSQVDHAKKVLTAVVSAVEEK, encoded by the coding sequence GTGACAAAGACTGGTAATTTCCTGTTCTTTCTAAGTTTTATTTTCTTCGGGCTTTTTGCCCAAGCCGCGGGCACCACCGTGCAGTCCACTGTGGATCGCAACGAAATGGGCCTGGGTGATACATTCACTTTGACCGTAGCCGTGACGTCCAGTGAAGACGTTGACATCCAGGACCCGCGTTTGCCGGATCTGGATGGTTTTGATCTTTTGAACAACTGGCAAAGCAATGCCGTGGCCCAGAAGCTGGTGAACACGCCCTCCGGGATGCAGTTTCAGACCCAGCGTCGCAAAGAATTCCATTATCAGATGAGCCCCAAGAAAACGGGGACCCTCAGTGTGGGTTCTTTTGAAGTGGTGATCGGTGGCAAAGTTCACCGCACCCAACCTATCGTGATCAAAGTCGGTCAGGAAAGCATGGGGGGCGGAAAACCTCCTAAGCGTCCGTCCATGGCGCCTCCGGGGTTTGATGATCCGTTTGAATCCATGGATCAGGCCGAACAAGAGATCTTTGATCAGTTGTTGCGTCAGCGGCAAAGACTTTTGCAGCAGCAAATGCAAGGGCAGCAACAGCAGGAGGACTTTGGTGGCTATCCGAATTCCACAGGTCTGCCAGAGGCTGCTTTCCGCAGTCTGCCGACAAATCCGAACGAGGCTTTTTTCATCTCTGTTGAAGTCGACAAAACAGAAGTCTTTGAAGGCGAGCAGGTCACAGTCAACTGGTACATCTACACCCGTGGTCAGATGGAAACCCTGGATCGTCTGAAATTCCCAAGTCTGAAAGGCTTCTGGAAAGAAATCATCGAAGAGGTTCCGTCCATCCAGTTCACCGAAGAAATCGTCAACGGCACGCCATGGAAAAAGGCCCTGCTGGCGTCCCACGCCCTGTTCCCGATCAAGCCGGGAACAGCGACGATTGATGAATACAAGATCAAGTCCCGCGTGCGCCTGCCGACCCAAGGGTTCGGATTCTATGGCAAGCCGTATGAATACACGAAAAGCTCGGCCGCTGTTCCAATCAAAGTGAAACCTTTGCCAGTGGAAGGGCGTCCTTCCGACTTTACCGGGGCAGTGGGGCAGTTTGAACTGCATGCGTCTGTCGAAAATCCGCAAGTTTTGGTGAATCAGCCGTTCAGTCTGAAAGTGCGCTTTGAAGGGGCCGGCAATGCGAAGATGATTGATCTTCCGGCCTTGAATCTGCCCACGGGCCTTGAACAGTACGACAGCAAGTCGGAATCCAAGTTCTTTAAAAACGGGCGCAGCTACAAGGAATTTGAAGTGCTGGTGATCCCTCGTCAGGAAGGCCAGATGGTTCTGCCGGGCTTGAGTGTCAGTATGTTTGATCCTCAGACCAAGAAGTACTACACCCGCACGACTCAACCGATCAATTTGACGGTTTCGAATAATCCAAATGCACCCGTGGGGTCTTCTTCGCGCATGGCCGATGCGGGGAAAAAAGCAGAGGCTCCGAAAGTGGTTGAAAACCGTTTGCCGGATCCTTTGATGCAGTGGCAGCCAGCGGCTGAAGCCAGCGTCCTTTATCGCCCGTGGTTGTGGGCGGTGCTTTATTCCGTGGCATCATTGTTGTTGCTGGTAAAAGCACAGCGTGAATTCGGCTGGGGCCGCCGTCGCCGTACTTTGAAAGAGCTTGTGCAAAAACGCTTTAAGGTTGTCGACACGGCTTTGGGTAAAAATGATTACCGCAAAGTGGGTGTTGAAATGACCAACACGTTCTACACCGTTCTGGGGGAAGTGTCGGGCACAGGTGGGGCGGCGATGGAAATTGAACGTTTGTTGGAAGTCATTCCACCAAGCATTCGTCGTGACCATGGTGATGACATCGCAAAAAGTTTTGAGTTCTTCCAGACCTTGAGTTTTGCACCGGAAGAGATGCTGGGCAAAATGAAAGAAAAAGAAACCATGAAATCCCAGGTGGATCATGCTAAGAAAGTTCTGACCGCGGTGGTATCCGCGGTCGAGGAGAAATAA
- a CDS encoding tail fiber protein: MKKFILIAQILLALSLTATAHAGEYDCGLSEVRAFNAATVPDENVWMKADGRLIDINQNMALFSLLGNKYGGDYRMNFALPKVADLNLNGTKFVHYVCVYGIYPTGGTDNGNTGFLRQYAGRFNLDSYSEMIVENELELPIQRYQALASVMNKDLVTYYSLQIPTVNMPAVVLNGEKDNKMSTVLELNGFYPMYNILCEKGGLYISLGKMREPENVKEIVVDGMAGISFRGNVKESAHLYECL; the protein is encoded by the coding sequence ATGAAAAAGTTCATCCTGATTGCGCAAATTCTGTTGGCTCTGTCCCTGACTGCTACGGCTCATGCCGGTGAATATGATTGCGGACTTTCTGAAGTGCGTGCTTTTAACGCTGCTACTGTTCCCGATGAAAATGTCTGGATGAAAGCTGACGGGCGTCTTATTGATATCAATCAAAATATGGCTTTGTTTTCTTTGCTGGGTAATAAATATGGCGGGGACTATCGTATGAATTTTGCTCTGCCTAAAGTTGCAGACCTGAATCTGAACGGGACAAAATTCGTTCACTATGTCTGTGTCTATGGAATTTATCCCACGGGAGGAACAGACAATGGCAACACCGGATTCCTTCGCCAGTACGCAGGCCGGTTCAATCTGGATTCTTACAGTGAGATGATAGTTGAAAACGAACTTGAACTTCCAATTCAGCGCTACCAAGCCCTGGCAAGTGTAATGAATAAGGATCTGGTCACTTACTATAGCCTTCAAATTCCGACGGTGAATATGCCGGCCGTCGTCCTGAATGGTGAAAAAGACAATAAAATGAGCACTGTGCTTGAGCTGAATGGTTTCTATCCGATGTACAATATTCTCTGTGAAAAAGGCGGCTTGTATATTTCTCTGGGTAAAATGCGCGAACCAGAGAACGTGAAAGAGATCGTCGTCGACGGCATGGCGGGCATCTCCTTCCGTGGTAATGTCAAGGAGTCCGCTCATCTGTATGAGTGCTTGTAA
- a CDS encoding tetratricopeptide repeat protein, with protein MKTLELNREGNKALTGQKYPGAMEKYLEALRYDPFVGQLHLNLGLSFEGLQQAEKALQSYREAEKLALADKNFELVFMARFNQAQLLGKAKQVDEALAVYQKALEIIPSSKEVKTNIELLTQQQQGQGGGEGKQDQPQNGDKNQQQQNQDGKDPKEGDKDQEQKEGKTPQQSQKYKPRPFNGKELTEGDVKKILGELKQQEEKIRAEYNRKDVKEQPRDKDW; from the coding sequence TTGAAGACCCTTGAACTGAATCGTGAGGGGAATAAAGCTCTGACGGGGCAGAAGTATCCGGGGGCGATGGAGAAGTATCTTGAGGCTCTTCGCTATGATCCGTTTGTGGGGCAGCTTCATTTGAATTTGGGTTTGAGCTTTGAAGGTCTGCAGCAGGCGGAAAAAGCGCTGCAGTCTTATCGTGAGGCCGAGAAGCTGGCCTTGGCCGACAAGAATTTTGAGCTGGTGTTTATGGCGCGCTTTAATCAGGCGCAGCTTTTAGGCAAGGCCAAGCAGGTGGACGAGGCTTTGGCGGTTTATCAAAAGGCGCTGGAGATCATTCCGTCTTCCAAGGAAGTGAAAACCAACATCGAGCTTTTGACCCAACAACAGCAGGGTCAGGGTGGCGGTGAGGGCAAGCAAGATCAGCCGCAAAATGGTGACAAGAATCAACAGCAGCAAAATCAGGATGGAAAAGATCCTAAAGAAGGCGACAAGGATCAGGAACAAAAAGAGGGGAAAACCCCTCAGCAGTCCCAAAAGTACAAGCCTCGCCCGTTTAACGGGAAAGAGCTGACTGAAGGGGACGTGAAAAAGATCCTGGGCGAATTGAAACAGCAGGAAGAAAAAATCCGTGCTGAATACAATCGCAAAGATGTGAAGGAGCAGCCTCGTGACAAAGACTGGTAA